The following nucleotide sequence is from Pochonia chlamydosporia 170 chromosome 4, whole genome shotgun sequence.
TGGATACGACGGATATCTTGAAGGggcgccgccgccaatggcgTTTGCACTGTCTGggacggcggcggcaccTCCTTATCATGAGGGGCCATGTCAGTAGATGTTGCTCATACTATGATGTACGCGGCCGGATTGTGTGTGGCCGCAAATTTGGGAAGAATTGTGTCGACGGATAGTTGTTATGTAGACTTGGAAAGAGAATAGTGGGCTAAATTATACACATTCGTTTACTATCATATTTTATCCTACTGTTATGCACCTGTAAGGACTCTCTTCCGCCTAAGCTCATCCTTCCTCTCATCCGAAACGCCCTTCATCAGGATTGATAACTTGTTTCCAGCTGACCACTCTCCCGCATATAGGCATTGATCCAACTCAGGCTCCCAAAATCCGCTACCCACCAGGCTGGCACTGCTTGGCTTTACCCATTTCCAAACTATGGCTGGCCCGCCGTCGAGCAGGTTATCAGGGCTATTGCTGTATACTGGGACGGAGGCCACCTGGACAATATCGGATGGTTGGGAGACAGGCTTTTGTCGTAGGTGTGCTAGAAGCGTTGGAATTAAATCCTGGTGTGATGTGCTCGGAATCAACTGCTCCTTGAGTTCGGATATTCTGGAAGTTATGTAGTGGTGAATTGTCGTTGAATGAGCCACAGCATCAGTTGGTAGAGAAATGGTGCCTAAATCTTGGAAGTCTTTGACTAATTGCAAACTCGGTAGACTCAGGTTTCCCGGAACTAATAAATGCTGTTCAGAGAGAACTCCAGTCTCTGTGATGTTCCAATAGTGCAACGCCACGGGCCGCAACTGATTCGGAGTGTCCTGAATAGTGATGAGCAGCTCATGACGGTGGGTGCATCCTTCGTAGTCAAGCTCTcgtgggttggtgttggtcaAGGTGACATAGTTTACCTGAGACTCGGAATATGAAGGTGGCGGCTCCATTGAGTAGATGGGCTGGTCAGTTGTAAATGCTTCAAGTTGGCGACCACGTTGGGTGGCCGTCGCACATTTATAAATAGCCAGACGTCATGGTCTCACTTTCCAACATATGACATGGAAACTACTAAGCAGGCATGATTGTGACGGCCTGGCAGATTTACTTGTCACAATGCAGCGACGGCGCTTTGCCCGATTGAGATGCCGTCTGACATAACCCTAACCCGATATCTACAAAAGTCAATTGTTGTATGGGTTGAAACGTAAACTATAGCAAACCTTGGTACTTTTCCCATGATCTATTATGATTTCTTGATATTACAGGAATCTTTATTGTCTTGTAACCAAGATCTGACCGTCTGGGACCCcgaggaacttgcggatttAGCTCCCTCGCTCCAGCGAATCGCCCACTGCGTGTCTATCTGCATAGCAGTCCACTGAATTCTCAACTTTGTCATTGCCCGTAGCGTGCCGTACATGATGACGAACATTGGTTACGGCACGTACTTCCTCTTTGCCGCTTTTATAACTGTCTCCATACCATGGGTGTGCTTTTACGTTCCCGAGACCAAAGGCGTCAGCTTGGAGGATATGGAGGATTGGACTGATTGAACATCACTACACTACTACGTGGTGCAACTTTCAGCTGTGACAATTTGGTGCCCCAACTAAAGTCGTATGTGCGACAAGTGGCCAGCGACGGCCACAACTTGCAATGGATTTGATCTTTCAATTGAGACGGCATCTAGAGATTAGCGCTATTTGTATTTAGCCAGATGACTGTTCATAGAATGGAGAGTTTGGTATACTTCGGGTCCTAATCCAGTAACGACCGCCACAGACTACCAGGTTCCGCTGTACCTCGCatcgacagcctcattttcaATGCTCGATGTCCTCCAGCCTCATGGTTGTACCAATGTAAATACCCCGCAGCCTCACAGCTTCATCGTGACAATTGTACTAGTATCCTCTCACTCATTTCCACAACAGAAACACGATATCGGATCTTGCGCTTTCTGCCTTCCTGTGTATTTCGACTATATACATCCAGTCTTTTGAGCTCTTGGGCCAGGGTGTCCGGTAccattttttcttcttttagCGCATAACCTCAGCTGTGTATTAATCGCTCTTCAAATGAAAACTACAGTAGCTATGACATCTCCTGAGGAGTCCTCATGGGACTCGCTCAAGTGTCGCAGCCTGGAGGCTTGGGGGTCCCTCTATCCAgatcatcctcgccctcatGAAGACTTCTTGCAAAACAGCACTAGTTTTGATGACTTTTTAAGTAACGGATCAAAAAAATTCATGTTTTGGTTTTTCCAACAACGAGACGCATGTTTATCACAGAAAAGGATGACTAAATGGAGCCGCGATTACTTAGACAGCTTTATCCTTCTTCCTGCTGCGAATGGCTACGTTAGACGGAGTGAATGCTTCTTTATCAGTCACTTCTGGCGTAGGAAAGACAACCCTGATCCTGATGGAAAATATTTACGACTTATTCAGCAAGAACTCTGGAAAGAAACATGGTCTTACGTTTGGGTTGACTGGACATGTGCACCCCAAGATCCCCGCAGTGAGAGCGAGGAGATGTATTTCCAGCGGACGCTACAAACAGCCTCCGGAATAATTCGAAACAGTGGGTTTATGTGGTGGTACCCGCCTTTTGAACCGCGCCTGTGGATTTTGTACGAAGTTGCTGAATCAATGCTTACATCCTGCGGTGGACTTCATATAACCGCAGACATTAAGATATTCGCAAACCACATAGCGCAAATGTATCTAGTTGGGGTGCGTCCAACATTGGAAAGGTATGGCTACACATGCACGAACGACGACGATAAGGAATTTCTCATCAGTTGGCTAGaactccttgttcttctgACAAAACAGCGTGTCGACATTGTCACTGTTAGGCATTTGCTGGATCAGCTCACGTGGCATCCTCAGACACAATCAGTGTCGATGCCAGACTGCTCTCTCCAACTTTCCAAATTTCAAGGCACTTTAATTCTCCAGGGTGTGCGGCACAAATTCAAGCCATTCCCCGAATGGGTAAGTCATCTGGTTACCATAACGACTACCGTCTATTAAGTAACATTGAGCAGAAATTCGCAGATATTTGGCGTGGAAACATCAAATAGACAAGTGGAACATGGGCTTCCCGTTTTCTTACCAGCGGTACATACTTTTGATGGTCTCTTGACAACCTCTTCGCTGCTCATCGAGAAAGAAACCGGTAAATAGCCTAGCCATGACCCTATTTATTATTTTGACAGATATAGGGTTGTGAATAATTCTCGGCGTATGGGAAGAGAGAGGTTAGCAGACAAGTCTAGAGCAGCCTTAAACCACACCACAATGGCAGACTGCATTGATTACTACCATACTGGTGCCTAGTAGCCCGTACTCTGCGTTGTGCAGGAAGAATAGCATGGATTGTGGGTTAGATGTGCTAACATTCGTACCAGACATCATTGCTCTCACACAAAAGCGGTTACAGATAGCATAATTTAATGATAATTGAAGGTTACTATAGAAGTCTTTAATTCCTTATAAAAGAGACTAGCGGTGAGGACCGCCTTTTCTATGCTCGGGCTCCCTGCCCCTAAGCTAGGGAGCGCTGCATTAATTATCTGAGCTTAGCCTCGCTGGCCCCCTGCTTGGTCGCGCCTGCGTGCAACAATTGCATTCATCTAGGTCACTTTATCCTGTACCCCCTATGAGCTTGTCTGTACCATTGCCAGTCTCCCTTTGCTCTGTCTCACGCGACCTCACATCAAGCTTTGAACTGACTATGAATAATAAAGGCAAACCAGGAATCTGTCTCGCATCCGTTACTTTTGCTTATTTCTTGCGCTGTGCAAACTGTAGAGTTCTTTGATCGAATACTCCGAGAACAATACTACCAATGCAAGACTACGGAGGTAAATACCGGCTTCCGGCCTTGGTCGGCAGACATTGTAACGCGGGAAAATGTGTTAGAACTCTCTGAGATGTCGCAGAGCGTGGGCATGTTAGTAGTCAAGCTTAACATGATCTTTCGACGAGTTAAACAGTTGCAGTTGGCAATGGATGCATTTAGGCAATCCCAAGCCCAAGATGATCAGAATGCTAGAGATCCGACTGGGCAACGAATATCCGATAGGGGGAATATGTCTTTGCTGGCTGCCTCTCAAATCATTAAGAGTAAGTTAAGAATGATCCGGCTTCGATTTAACTAGAATCTTCCGGAATATCGTTAACGGTACCCGGTGTTGGCGGCCGGTCTAATtattcccaagcccaagttGGGTCGTAAGCCTAAATCCTGATTCCGCCACCTAAACAGATCTACGAATCCTTGGTCTAGCAATTCACTGAACCAGAGAAAGCAATTTCTGAGACTTGATAAGCAAACGTAAGTAGGTAGAGTGGATGGTCACTAACTCGCAGACTTCCCAGGTTTTCATCCACCTGTCCATCATCGTGAGGCGAGAGTAATAAGCCTGCGAGATATTTCTTCGACTCCTGTACCTCCATGACTTGCTGTCGTAGTATTAGAAGTGATACCTAGCTAGAACCAGAGTAACTTACCTGCTCGAATGAGTCACGCACGTAGAATCGCACAGTAGTCACCTCTTTCGTCTGACCGATGCGGTGGATTCGCGCGAGGGCTTGCTCTTCGAGAGTTGGATTCCTAAATTTTTAGCACCACGCCAACGTGATATCAGGGTAGGCTTACCAATGTGGCTCCATCAGGTAGGCTCTTGTTGCTACCGTCAAGGTGAGACTAAAAGCGGTCAGCTATTCCGAAGTCATATAATAGCAAGGATACCATCTAAGGGATTCCTTACCCAGCTGCTCCACAAGATAGCGTTAAGAGCATAACGCGAATTGATGGATCGGTCTTAAACCTGTCCACGATACTGTGTCTTTCCTTCTGAGGCACCTTACCATCAAACCGAATGTTTTTAATGGAGGACTGTTGTAGAGCAACTTCGACAATGTCGAGCGTTAGTCTCCAGGTTGAAAATATGATGCTGCGGTGAGTTAGCGATCGTGATCCTGCTTTATCAGAACAATCGGACAGGAAATGAACAGTTACCATTTCTCGTTCTGTGGCAGCGTTTTGATATCTGTGATAAGAGCTTCTACCTTAGACGGCAGACTGATGGATACTTTTGTCACCTGCGGTTGAATTTCAGGTAAACTTGATTCAAGAGCGCTCCCGCTTGTGGAGACATGTGCCGTGGAACAACGAGGGTTGTGACCACATGCCACAGTTTGGACTGCCTTTTGCGTGCAGTCGGTACATACAAACCTCAGGCAGCTGAAAAACAGACAACTCTGGTGTGGGACAGCTGAGTCCTCTAACAGTGCCTCCGTGAGTTCCAGCGTCGACGAGCATTGCAAACAAACCAAATGCCCCATATCGCGCTGCACATTGAAGGCCCTTTGTGCCATGCCCATCCAATTGTCAACTTCCTGTGACACTCGTGATATCTTGTCGTGTCTCTTGTGGTAGTGCAATCCCAGGTTACAAACCAGCCGTAGTGACTCGATTTGCTGCAAGACGTTGACGTACATGCCCACCCTCGAGGCTTCAAGGTCCTTTTGCATAGCCTCATCGATACTAATGATAGCTTGTTGCCGTAGCTTGTTGTACAATGTTCGTTCTTCCTGGCTGAAGTCGACAGGGCATTGCATGTCCTGCCGAGGAGGGAGGCTGACCGTTCCTTTGGGTCGCCTGAGCAGAAGGCACGCTGAGAGTCGCTTCAGCCTCTTAACGGCTTCTTGATACTCACCGGACTTCCAGAGGCGAGAGATGTCAGCGTCGAAGCATCTTCGATCGGTATAAGGATGGGCTCGAATGAACTTGAAGAGGGTCGCAAGGTCACCGAGACGATTCTGGATGGGGGTGCCAGTAACAGCCCACCGAGCCCTGGACTCAAGTGCGCATATAGCCTGAGACATCCTCGAATTACCGTTTCGGATGAAATGCGCTGTGACTGTCAATCCAATTCTAAGTAGCCTTTAACAGATAGACATATTTACCTTCATCAAGGATAACTCTTCTCCAGCGGATGGAGAATAAAATTGAGCTTCCCACACCCTTTCCAAAGCTCCATTCTGCAGAAACCGTATGATATGTTGTCAGGACAATGTTTAGACCATCAAGCTCACTGATGGAACTCAATCGAGTTTCTCGGTGGTGCCGACGGCATGTCATACCACCTTCAACGACGTGCCTGTACTCTTGTAAGCATACACCTGATAAAGGAGATGTGAGTACAGACTCGGATAATTGCTCTTCCCATGTTCCAATGACTATTAAGCGTCAGAAACTCAACGTGTATCAGAGTTGTTGGCTGTGGTTAGACCTACGTGGAGGGGGCACGATTATAAGAGTAGCCGGAATGCTCAACTGCTCCTCTTCGTTCGTATCTATGTGGGCATTGTAGCTGTCTATGTCTGTTGCTGCCAGCGCTATCATAGTCAGGGTCTTCCCAAGTCCCATCGGGTCTGCTACAATACCCCCGTAGCATGGCGGAGGTTCTACGGATTGGTGGGCATTGGAGATTCGGTTCAAGAAACTACGACGTCAGTAGCCGAATAAAGCTGTGTGCCTGATCAAACTATCCGAGAACCACAAAACATACAATCTTCCTTGCTCCGTGTCCACCATCTCCCAAACGTCTGGCTCTTGATTATCAAAAGCCCAGCCCCGTTCTCGGCGCAGCATGAAGGTGAGAGCCTGTTTCTGATGTCTGCCGTACCTAGTTAAACTTGATGCTAGGTAGATCACTTGGAAGTAGTCACTTACCTCCTGAGTTCCCGTTTTACAACACTAGGTTGTCGAGCTTCTTCCAAATCATCGTGGCTGCTCAACATATCCAGTAAGTCATGCCGTTCGGTTATGCTTTCGAGCTGAAGAGCTTTACGGCCCTGAGCCATGAATTCAGAAACTAAAAGGCAAGAGCGAATATCATCTGACGAAAGCCGATGGGGGTTGTAGTATCTGACTGCAAGGTGGCAATCTCGAGGATCTTGTAGGTATACTTGGTATTGCTCAAACCACGTCCCGATTTCGTCGAAAAGCTCTATAGGTCCATATAAGGTAATCTCCAAGAAGCATGAGATCGGTGAGGAGCTTCGTGGTGACTTTTGGGTGTCAACGATCTGGGAATAGTCGATGGTGCATGCAATGTAGAGGTCGAGAGTTTGTTCATCGAGAAGCCCTTGAATCATTTGCCCATGCTCTGATAAAACCTGGCCAGAGATATCTGGGTGATCTTTAGCAAAAAAATGAATTGAAGAGTCTAATCGAACTGCAAACGGTGACGGTATAGTACTCGTTGACCCTTTTCGGTGGCATCTAGCACGGATGGATGGAACCTAAGGAGTCAATTTCAATCGGGAAATCCGGCAGATTGCATCTACTTACCATGCCAAAGCACACAGTCTCGGACATTCCTTCATCGGAAGCCGTCTGGACTGATGAATTTCCAGTGGGTGAATTGTTGTCCTGGGCCGTCAATCTATCGTACAATCTGAACGGCGGCAAGGTATCTCCGAAGCTTGGGTCGTGACATCGCTGGAGGCTAACagagccttgagcttcagCAACGGGGTTTTGCTGACAAAATGCTGAAGCAATCATTGGAATCTGGCCGTCAGCCGGCTCAAGAGGAATTGGAACTCCTAGAGCCGTAGATGACATATGATAGTTCGCAGACCATGGGTTTGCCACGGAAGTGGCGAATGGTCCCAAGGAAGGCCACTGGCCCGCAATATCGGGTCGGTAACAAGAATCCTGAGTTCGAGTAAACGGTGTGTTCTGTGACTGCAAATTGTAAGCATCCCAATTGTTAGTTTGGTGGGATATTATTGTTGAGTTTCCAGCAGCCCTGACATCTAGACCCTGTGTAGTTGAAAGGCTATGGGAGACCGCCGTAGGATTGAATTGATGCACTGATGTCATATGAGGCTCATAGGCTGCCTGATATCCGGAGAGCATATGTTGGCTGCCATCCTCTCGAGTTTGTTCTCCGCTTTCTTCGTGCAATCGTCGCCGTTTCGGTGCATGATGCAGTATTTGAGCCAGGTCCATTCTCAGTACATTCTGTTCACGTCACACAATCTGGGGTCGTCGGCGGACTTATGTAACGTTTAGCACAGCAGCCTGAAGTGGGCTAGAGAGGGAATGTCATGTTTACGAACTTGTTCTTCCTGGCGTCGATTGAGTTGCTCCGGTAGATCAGGCTCCGAGCTTTGTGAGACTGAGCAACTTCTATCCGTGAGCCTCATTAGGCATCAAGTGCCAACTGACGCAGCCGCCGGCGAGCTGAGGCTGAAAAAAAGCAATGAGCTCCAGATTAGACGTCAACGTAGTAAAGCCCCTTGGCGACGTTGAGGCGCGGCACTGAGCTGGCCAATTGCTGTAGAGTAAGAACCCTGCAGGAACATCACAATCAGCACACTCGGGCAAAAAAAtatgcattcaatgttccggTCGGTGGTGGCTGTGTGAGACCAATGCATGCATACCAGGCTGGAGGCTTCGCCAAATGTCTAAAAACCACCGTTGACCTCTCAACTCAGTTGGACGGAGTCCTTACTCTTGGAAACTCTATGATTTACTCACCGTCAGACATAAACAAAATCGGAGCCGCGCAACAAGCTGGGTTAGGGTTAGGATGCCACTGCCGCCTGCAGTTTCAGCTCTTGCACGACAAACTATCAAGGCCGCCTACGATGAACTTGACCGCACAATCACCCTAGGAGACAAACGAGATTTCCACAATACGACTCTCCAGCATGTCCGAAAAGCTGTACTGGACATCGAAAATCAACTTGCGGCGAGACAATCGCTTCGCAACATGCGCCGTCTCATGCCTTTATTCCAAGGGCTTGAAC
It contains:
- a CDS encoding alpha-1,6-mannosyltransferase subunit (similar to Talaromyces marneffei ATCC 18224 XP_002149693.1), with protein sequence MDLAQILHHAPKRRRLHEESGEQTREDGSQHMLSGYQAAYEPHMTSVHQFNPTAVSHSLSTTQGLDVRAAGNSTIISHQTNNWDAYNLQSQNTPFTRTQDSCYRPDIAGQWPSLGPFATSVANPWSANYHMSSTALGVPIPLEPADGQIPMIASAFCQQNPVAEAQGSVSLQRCHDPSFGDTLPPFRLYDRLTAQDNNSPTGNSSVQTASDEGMSETVCFGMVPSIRARCHRKGSTSTIPSPFAVRLDSSIHFFAKDHPDISGQVLSEHGQMIQGLLDEQTLDLYIACTIDYSQIVDTQKSPRSSSPISCFLEITLYGPIELFDEIGTWFEQYQVYLQDPRDCHLAVRYYNPHRLSSDDIRSCLLVSEFMAQGRKALQLESITERHDLLDMLSSHDDLEEARQPSVVKRELRRHQKQALTFMLRRERGWAFDNQEPDVWEMVDTEQGRFFLNRISNAHQSVEPPPCYGGIVADPMGLGKTLTMIALAATDIDSYNAHIDTNEEEQLSIPATLIIVPPPLIGTWEEQLSESVLTSPLSGVCLQEYRHVVEGGMTCRRHHRETRLSSISELDGLNIVLTTYHTVSAEWSFGKGVGSSILFSIRWRRVILDEAHFIRNGNSRMSQAICALESRARWAVTGTPIQNRLGDLATLFKFIRAHPYTDRRCFDADISRLWKSGEYQEAVKRLKRLSACLLLRRPKGTVSLPPRQDMQCPVDFSQEERTLYNKLRQQAIISIDEAMQKDLEASRVGMYVNVLQQIESLRLVCNLGLHYHKRHDKISRVSQEVDNWMGMAQRAFNVQRDMGHLVCLQCSSTLELTEALLEDSAVPHQSCLFFSCLRFVCTDCTQKAVQTVACGHNPRCSTAHVSTSGSALESSLPEIQPQVTKVSISLPSKVEALITDIKTLPQNEKCIIFSTWRLTLDIVEVALQQSSIKNIRFDGKVPQKERHSIVDRFKTDPSIRVMLLTLSCGAAGLTLTVATRAYLMEPHWNPTLEEQALARIHRIGQTKEVTTVRFYVRDSFEQQVMEVQESKKYLAGLLLSPHDDGQVDENLGSLRVSDHPLYLLTFAYQVSEIAFSGSVNC